From the Streptomyces sp. KMM 9044 genome, one window contains:
- a CDS encoding DUF6104 family protein translates to MYFTDRGIEELEKRRGGEEVTFEWLAERLRTFVDLNPDFEVPVERLATWLARLDDDDEDEE, encoded by the coding sequence ATGTACTTCACGGACCGTGGCATCGAGGAACTGGAGAAGCGGCGCGGCGGGGAGGAGGTCACCTTCGAGTGGCTCGCCGAGCGGCTGCGGACGTTCGTCGACCTCAACCCCGACTTCGAGGTGCCGGTGGAGCGCCTGGCGACATGGCTGGCCCGGCTGGACGACGACGACGAGGACGAGGAGTAG
- a CDS encoding HTH domain-containing protein, whose amino-acid sequence MTEATDLAERAGDRDPRVGLRAVAALRRLLEQLEAVQVRNARNRGWSWQEIANELGVSRQAAHKKYGRH is encoded by the coding sequence ATGACCGAGGCAACCGATCTTGCCGAGCGGGCGGGCGACCGCGATCCACGGGTCGGCCTGCGGGCCGTCGCCGCGCTGCGCAGGCTGCTGGAGCAGTTGGAGGCCGTGCAGGTGCGCAACGCGCGCAATCGCGGCTGGTCGTGGCAGGAGATCGCCAACGAGCTCGGAGTGAGCAGGCAGGCCGCGCACAAGAAGTACGGGAGGCATTGA
- a CDS encoding DUF4097 family beta strand repeat-containing protein: MSERSVPGPEKLTFDDPVTELHVRIVDGTVNVVGTDEGSARLEVSEIEGPPLVVTQRDGVLTVTYKDLPWKGLLKWLDRKGRRRSAVVSLAVPARTRVEVGVVGAAAVVSGVKGPSVVRGVTGDATLVALAGPVRADTVSGNVEAQSVTGDLQFNSVSGDLTVVDGSGSTVRAESVSGSMIVDLAADGPTDIRLTSVSGEIAIRLPDPADARVEANTASGAVSSAFDGLRVHGQWGAHQITGRLGAGTGRLRATTVSGSIALLRRPPHEEGSEPWDDSGDPSVPTPDPGSTDATSGGPADGPTDKKVF; encoded by the coding sequence ATGTCCGAAAGGTCCGTCCCAGGGCCCGAGAAGCTCACTTTCGACGACCCGGTGACCGAGCTCCACGTCCGCATCGTCGACGGAACGGTGAACGTGGTGGGCACGGACGAAGGTTCCGCCCGGCTGGAGGTCTCCGAGATCGAGGGACCGCCCCTGGTGGTGACCCAGCGGGACGGCGTCCTGACGGTGACCTACAAGGACCTGCCCTGGAAGGGCCTCCTCAAGTGGCTGGACCGCAAGGGCCGGCGCCGCAGCGCGGTGGTCTCCCTGGCCGTCCCGGCGCGAACGCGGGTCGAGGTGGGGGTGGTCGGCGCCGCCGCCGTCGTCTCCGGGGTCAAGGGACCGTCCGTGGTGAGGGGCGTCACGGGCGACGCGACCCTGGTCGCCCTCGCCGGCCCGGTCCGCGCGGACACGGTGTCCGGGAACGTCGAGGCCCAGTCCGTCACCGGTGACCTCCAGTTCAACTCCGTCTCCGGCGACCTCACCGTGGTCGACGGCTCCGGCTCCACCGTGCGGGCGGAGTCGGTCAGCGGCTCCATGATCGTGGACCTCGCTGCCGACGGCCCCACCGACATCCGGCTGACCAGCGTTTCCGGCGAGATCGCGATCCGGCTGCCCGATCCGGCGGATGCCCGGGTCGAGGCCAATACGGCGAGCGGCGCCGTCTCCAGCGCCTTCGACGGCCTGCGCGTGCACGGCCAGTGGGGCGCCCACCAGATAACCGGCCGGCTGGGCGCGGGCACCGGCAGGCTACGGGCCACCACCGTCTCCGGCTCCATCGCCCTGCTGCGCCGCCCGCCTCACGAGGAGGGGAGCGAGCCGTGGGACGACTCGGGGGACCCTTCCGTCCCCACTCCGGACCCCGGCTCCACCGACGCCACATCCGGTGGCCCTGCCGATGGCCCGACCGACAAGAAGGTGTTCTGA
- a CDS encoding PadR family transcriptional regulator: MPPVFAHGRLRLYLLKLLAEAPRHGYEVIRLLEERFQGLYAPSAGTVYPRLAKLEAEGLVTHTTEGGRKVYSITDAGRAELTDRSGELVDLELEIRDSVAELAAEIRADVRGAAGDLRREMRAAAGQARKGGRDAEAPGGAGPGAASGGDFTGLGDNEAWRAAKEEMHRAKQEWKEQARRAKDESRRARDEAQRARRQAKEAQDRAAAQAQEEVQRIARRVQEQMQDHFSRGDWPTGLREGLGELVKEVGGFGKDFDFGLTGTESGAPAPGPSYSRTPEDFPADYTPAWAHEGATDSAGDPARDLDRLLDRFRDDIRDATRDHGITPDQLREARHHLSTAAARIGALLHPPKP; encoded by the coding sequence ATGCCCCCCGTCTTCGCGCACGGCCGTCTCCGCCTTTATCTGCTGAAGCTGCTGGCCGAGGCCCCGCGCCACGGCTACGAGGTGATCCGTCTGCTCGAGGAGCGCTTCCAGGGGCTCTACGCGCCGTCGGCGGGCACGGTCTACCCGCGCCTGGCCAAGCTGGAGGCCGAGGGCCTGGTCACCCACACCACCGAGGGCGGCCGCAAGGTGTACTCGATCACGGACGCCGGCCGTGCCGAACTGACCGACCGCAGCGGTGAGCTGGTCGACCTGGAGCTGGAGATCCGGGATTCGGTCGCCGAGCTGGCCGCCGAGATCCGGGCCGACGTCCGCGGTGCGGCGGGCGACCTGCGCCGCGAGATGCGTGCCGCCGCCGGCCAGGCCCGCAAGGGCGGCCGCGACGCGGAGGCACCGGGCGGGGCCGGCCCCGGCGCTGCCTCCGGCGGCGACTTCACGGGCCTCGGCGACAACGAGGCCTGGCGCGCCGCGAAGGAGGAGATGCACCGCGCCAAGCAGGAGTGGAAGGAACAGGCCCGGCGCGCGAAGGACGAGAGCCGCCGCGCCCGCGACGAGGCACAGCGTGCCCGCCGTCAGGCCAAGGAGGCCCAGGACCGGGCCGCCGCCCAGGCCCAGGAGGAGGTGCAGCGCATCGCCCGGCGGGTCCAGGAGCAGATGCAGGACCACTTCTCACGGGGTGACTGGCCTACGGGCCTGCGCGAGGGCCTGGGTGAGCTGGTCAAGGAGGTGGGCGGGTTCGGCAAGGACTTCGACTTCGGCCTTACCGGCACGGAGAGCGGCGCCCCGGCGCCCGGACCGTCGTACTCCCGGACACCGGAGGACTTCCCCGCCGACTACACCCCGGCGTGGGCGCACGAGGGCGCCACGGACTCCGCCGGTGACCCCGCGCGCGACCTGGACCGCCTGCTGGACCGCTTCCGGGACGACATCCGCGACGCGACCCGCGACCACGGCATCACCCCGGACCAGCTCCGCGAAGCCCGCCACCACCTGTCCACGGCCGCAGCCCGGATCGGAGCCCTCCTTCACCCCCCGAAGCCCTGA